Below is a genomic region from Ziziphus jujuba cultivar Dongzao chromosome 7, ASM3175591v1.
CCTAAagcttgaattttttatatttatgttttaatttctaaattacTATTTACTATCATTTTTTTCCCATAAGATTgttccaaaaaataaacaattaaaataaacaattttaacagTATAAATTGTGACAAAACgaataattttaatgatttaaatatttttatttgcatcTATTAGAGTACGAATTCGAGCTATTTCCTTAATAATACGAGttcaaataataaagaattcgaattttgaatagtttataaattatatatttattaaaaaaacaaagggtAAAATGTAACTTCCACgcatatttagattttaatagacGACAAGTCGTGTAAAGTGAATTTGCATATTCCCAACGCATACCTGCTGCTGAAACTACCGATCACCGAAAGTTTAATCAACAAAATGATAGAAGTCGCAATTGGGTCCAAAAACGATACATAAAAAGTTGTAAATTTTTGTACTTTGCTTCTTATTTCCAAAGAGGGGGTAAGGAGAAGGGGTATGTtcttacaaaaataattatggagtTACATTTCAATTCAATATATAGAGTAAAGCTCTTGAAGTGACTATCTTATACAGCAAATATTTGCTTCACCCAGAACAACATCATTAAGTAGAGTCCCTATCCAAGGAGACTACTGCTTCACATTGTGAAACAGGGAGAGTAGCCTCTGCAGCAACTTGCCTGCCAAGGCCGGAATTCTCTCCAGATGTGACAACTGAATTATCCGGAAGAACAGGTATCTCCTTTTCTGCAAGCTCGGAGGTTCCACTTTCAGTTTTGGTGTCTGTATTCCCAACTGATTGGGGTTTAGATTGTCGCACCACAGATTGCTGCTGACTACTTGTTTCTGCCAAAGCACCATTTTGGTTCCCATCAGCTGATACTAGCTGTTGTCCTTGAGTGTTTGGATCTGACTGATTCTGAGTTACAAAACTTGATATTGtcgctgctgctgctgctgctgctgctgctgctgcaggTGTTAGGGTGGGTGGAGCCCCTTGTGGGGCTGCTACCCCAGACGCTTGGGCCTGAGACAGAACGTAGGTCATTAACAACTGGGCCAGGAGCACCTGAGGGTCATTAGCACCTTGCTGAACTTGAGGGGCAAGTGAAGTTGACGGAGCGTTGAAGTTAGGCGGGTACAGTGCTTGAAGCCCTGCTTCTCCATACAAAGCACGGTGACCATGAAAGCGCTTAAGGTTCGATAGGTGCTTTTTACCAGTCAAATGGCTATCAAATACAACCTGCGACTCACACTTGACATTGCACAACCCGCAAATTAAAGGAATCACCTGTTTTGGTTTGGGTGGCTCAACTGGTCTTCTTAATCCTTCATTGGCCCTCATATACTTACCCCCTTGACGCCCTCGCATCTTCCGCTTACTACCACGTCTCCTGGCTGAAAGCTGATCCCTGGATTTTTGCTCAGGTGGTTCCACTGAAGCTTCAGAGTTGTCCACGGTATCATTCTGTTGCTCTGTTTCATTTACATTATTATTAGTAACAACTTCAGATGCTAGTTTTTGTGGCAAGGGTTGATTCTCTACAAGTCCCTCAACTTTCTCAGACTGACCAACATCTGGTTTAGTTACAGCATTGGGCATCTGTTCATTCTGTTGTCCAGTAATGACTTTGTTGAGTTTCTGCAACTCCTCGTGTACTTTCAAATTCTTTTTATGACGCTTTCCATTCTTATGCTGCTCCAGAATTTCCAGAGTGTTGCAGTCAACCCTACAAAGTTCACACCATGCCATACGAGGAGGCTGCCAGAATGGAGCAGGAGGCACTTGTGCTGGTACAGGTAATGGTGCCTGCCCAGGAACTGATGCTGAAGGCGGCTGCATTAAAGCGGCTATGCCTTCAGCTGGTGCAGATGCTGAATTCGGATTCGTTGATACAGCACCATGCACAGTGAAGTGCCTACTGCCACCCTGGCCACGTCCCCTACCATGGAAAGAGGCGGCTGAGCCATCTGGTCTGGGACCACGGTAACCAAAATGGCCCCGACCACCCCCTCTGAAGGGCCTACTGCCCCTTCTACCTCCACCCCTATATGGAGTTTGCCCAATCTGCAGAATAGCATTTAACGACAAAAGCAGTCCATGTAATCATATCTATACTGAATGCACAtatgaaataaacaaatataactGAACAAATGAAAACACAAAAAGCACAAAGATTGCAatgtaaaacaaaatgaaaataaaactcGACTATAATAAGTGCCAGACAGTAAAACAGGAGAACTAAGTGATATTATATTACTTTAACAATGAGCAACTAACAAAATCAAATGACAGCAATCAAACCCAACATTGTGAGTCAGCAGAATCCAAGATACACAAGTTTGGGAAAGAATGGTCACttgatttaaaaaagaaatctgAGTAGGACATTACATGCCCACATGAGCTCTAAAGCAACCAGCAAAGCTCTACTGCAATGCACAAAAAAAAGTGGCACTGAAAGCTACAACCACACTTATTTCATAATGTAGTGAAATAGATCCTGCCGTCTTTATCTGGTCACTTCAGGGATTTGTGGTCAAGTATTCAGAACTCTTTTACTCTGTAAGTTTTCAATGGAAAAGCTGAGAACTTAATACCTACTTGGCTATGAGCCCTGCTGTTCCATGATATTTCCGATTAAAGCCTGAAGCGCACACCAAGATACTCTAACAGAATACAAAATGCCAATCAAATCAAACAATTTTTagaggaaaaatgaaaagatacACAGCTTAATTCCGCAGCAAATAAGCTGAACTAAGCCAAGTTGCAAGCTCTTTAAGCTCACTGTAACATGAGTGCCATCATATACTAAATAATTAAGCTCAAGACAATCTTAAGGGAATTCTTCAAGCTAAACCGTGCTGGCTCAGCTAACAAGATAAGGCCGCTTGGCATATGTTCTATCTTCTTAACTACATAAAAAGGTTTAAAATGAAGACGAAAGCCAATTTTATTTGCTTGCATCATAACAATTTGCATTTGGAAGAAACCGGATTTGAGGCTAGGAAAAATATACTAGACCATTTTAGATATTTCAAGCCATTATAAAAGGCCAAGCTTAACAAAATTCAATTGCTTTTATTCTAATCTTTCTACCACTGCAATAAATGTTATCCAGCCATGAGAGAACTAGGCCCAAAGACagtatttcaaaatttagtaGCAAGCTCAAACCTAGTGTGCATCCTAAGAAGATTGCTACTTGCTATATAGTAGCCTTCCACCACAAACATACAGTCAGTATATCAGAATCTCCAACACCTAGGATGCCATAAACAAAGAAgccaaaatttccataattcaCAGGTGCACGAAAATTTTCATATGTGATTCTTCATCAGAGAAACTCCTTTGTACAGAAGATAGCGTCTAAATCTTTAAGAACTTTAATTTACGCaatataaaacacaaataacAAACATAGAAGATATGAATTCTTACTTCCACAATATTTTCCATCTTCTAATAACCCTTTGCTAAAAgaatgttattttat
It encodes:
- the LOC107424192 gene encoding uncharacterized protein LOC107424192, translating into MDYSSYTEAHHQQQFQHPEQQQQQQAYDSSQLQAYDHSTQAYYAYNPHQQPQASYDQYAYYHSSQDYSVAYAQQQSQQQFHQEPTSIHPPGVPIPPASSQSAEPAQTHLQRQQNAYYPHGAVESRQQSVPGSDVAGTTGGLNPAAAVAAISQFTHFAGSMDASQSSMHPPIGQTPYRGGGRRGSRPFRGGGRGHFGYRGPRPDGSAASFHGRGRGQGGSRHFTVHGAVSTNPNSASAPAEGIAALMQPPSASVPGQAPLPVPAQVPPAPFWQPPRMAWCELCRVDCNTLEILEQHKNGKRHKKNLKVHEELQKLNKVITGQQNEQMPNAVTKPDVGQSEKVEGLVENQPLPQKLASEVVTNNNVNETEQQNDTVDNSEASVEPPEQKSRDQLSARRRGSKRKMRGRQGGKYMRANEGLRRPVEPPKPKQVIPLICGLCNVKCESQVVFDSHLTGKKHLSNLKRFHGHRALYGEAGLQALYPPNFNAPSTSLAPQVQQGANDPQVLLAQLLMTYVLSQAQASGVAAPQGAPPTLTPAAAAAAAAAAATISSFVTQNQSDPNTQGQQLVSADGNQNGALAETSSQQQSVVRQSKPQSVGNTDTKTESGTSELAEKEIPVLPDNSVVTSGENSGLGRQVAAEATLPVSQCEAVVSLDRDST